From one Aquicella lusitana genomic stretch:
- the lapB gene encoding lipopolysaccharide assembly protein LapB, producing MKIVWILLFFICVGAAWLLGYRARPREESPRKVNLPRDYLIGLNFLLNEETDKAVDIFIKMLEVDSDTVETHLAVGKLFRRRGEVDRAIRIHQNLIARPQLERIYREQSLFELGQDYLSAGMLDRAERIFLELVNAKSHSAQALRTLIDIYQQEKDWENAVQIATRYESVTRQNMQPVIAHYYCELAEASFNKGDYEVAARHLEEASAVDSSCVRASLLKAKIDMEQGDFKSALRNLKRIKDQNPHYLSEAIDLLASCYERLGQEDELVTYLKNLVEEYPRTPVVLILAERIRKWKGDKVAAQFVADYVRRYPSLGGLNLFINLYISGVQGQAKEDLHIVQKLMKKILANKPDYQCTSCGFSGKTLHWQCPGCRQWSTMMPIHSLEAGIA from the coding sequence ATGAAAATTGTATGGATACTACTTTTTTTTATTTGCGTAGGTGCAGCCTGGCTGCTCGGTTATCGAGCGCGTCCGAGGGAAGAATCGCCACGAAAAGTAAATTTGCCACGTGATTATCTCATTGGCTTGAATTTTTTGCTCAATGAAGAAACCGATAAGGCTGTGGACATATTCATTAAAATGCTTGAAGTAGATAGCGATACAGTCGAGACGCATCTTGCTGTCGGAAAATTATTTCGCCGTCGCGGCGAAGTGGATCGTGCTATCCGCATTCATCAAAACCTCATTGCACGTCCGCAACTGGAAAGAATTTACCGCGAACAATCCCTGTTTGAGTTGGGCCAGGATTATTTAAGCGCCGGCATGCTTGATCGTGCGGAGCGAATTTTTCTTGAGTTGGTAAATGCGAAGTCCCATTCAGCGCAAGCGCTGCGCACATTGATTGACATCTACCAGCAGGAAAAGGATTGGGAAAATGCAGTCCAAATCGCGACACGATACGAATCAGTGACACGTCAAAATATGCAGCCTGTTATCGCGCACTATTATTGTGAACTGGCTGAAGCTTCATTTAATAAAGGTGACTATGAAGTGGCGGCGCGGCATCTGGAAGAAGCTTCTGCAGTCGATTCATCCTGTGTGCGAGCCAGTTTGCTTAAAGCCAAAATTGATATGGAACAGGGCGATTTTAAATCGGCGTTACGCAATCTAAAACGGATAAAGGATCAGAACCCGCATTATTTATCAGAAGCTATCGATTTATTGGCATCCTGCTACGAGAGGCTGGGACAGGAAGACGAGCTCGTGACTTACCTTAAGAATTTGGTAGAAGAATATCCCCGCACACCGGTTGTGTTGATTCTTGCCGAGCGTATTCGCAAATGGAAAGGCGACAAGGTGGCTGCCCAATTTGTAGCGGACTATGTGCGCCGTTATCCTTCTTTAGGCGGGTTAAATCTATTTATTAATCTCTATATTTCAGGCGTGCAGGGACAGGCGAAAGAAGATTTGCATATTGTGCAAAAGCTTATGAAAAAAATCCTTGCAAACAAGCCGGACTATCAGTGCACCTCCTGTGGCTTTTCAGGTAAAACTCTCCACTGGCAATGTCCAGGGTGCAGACAGTGGAGCACCATGATGCCCATTCATAGTCTGGAAGCAGGAATTGCTTAA